The Bombus fervidus isolate BK054 chromosome 8, iyBomFerv1, whole genome shotgun sequence genome window below encodes:
- the LOC139989742 gene encoding uncharacterized protein: MLGLIFRGVFLVGILTWYSTSVWKMIDSYFRDQFRSYLEEEYRKNPRMRSEVQADSVGKTDSAVTTPHPDPTVEPSREILEAVETIARAVEAAENDSVETNGEPQVTGGTSENEAAAGGSTDKNVFLGTVAESELERRKSTENEQDSRQPINHDGRDLERHENDDRHRSVSQLSKSTVKRIRYDRKLATSRDISREKQLPKRRNVKTITFSEKDFKSISNHVSNDDFWEFEEDADEKEPLEGILVSELPFKPRADIGDLDRVTADEYCPLSLEDEASCDETFKWP; the protein is encoded by the coding sequence ATGCTGGGATTGATCTTTCGCGGTGTGTTTCTCGTTGGTATACTCACCTGGTACAGCACCAGCGTGTGGAAAATGATCGACAGTTACTTCAGAGATCAGTTCCGGAGCTACTTGGAGGAAGAGTATCGAAAGAATCCACGAATGAGGTCCGAGGTACAAGCTGACTCGGTCGGTAAGACCGATTCCGCGGTTACCACGCCACACCCCGATCCGACAGTGGAGCCATCGCGGGAGATTCTCGAAGCTGTCGAAACGATTGCGCGTGCGGTCGAAGCTGCAGAAAATGATTCCGTGGAAACGAATGGAGAGCCACAGGTGACAGGTGGCACCAGTGAAAACGAGGCCGCCGCAGGGGGATCTAccgataaaaatgtattcctgGGAACTGTCGCGGAATCGGAGCTGGAAAGAAGGAAGTCGACCGAGAATGAACAGGATTCTCGACAACCTATTAATCACGACGGCCGTGACCTCGAACGTCACGAGAACGACGATCGTCATCGATCAGTCTCCCAACTGTCTAAGAGCACGGTTAAGAGAATCAGATACGACAGGAAGCTGGCCACGTCTAGGGATATTTCACGCGAGAAGCAATTACCCAAAAGACGAAACGTGAAGACGATCACGTTCAGTGAGAAGGATTTTAAGTCCATCAGCAATCACGTTTCCAATGATGATTTTTGGGAGTTCGAGGAAGACGCGGATGAAAAAGAACCACTGGAAGGTATTTTGGTTTCCGAGCTACCGTTCAAACCTAGAGCGGATATAGGGGATTTGGACAGGGTCACTGCTGATGAATACTGTCCCTTGAGCTTGGAAGATGAAGCGTCTTGCGATGAAACGTTCAAATGGCCTTGA